One region of Zingiber officinale cultivar Zhangliang chromosome 7B, Zo_v1.1, whole genome shotgun sequence genomic DNA includes:
- the LOC122004724 gene encoding receptor-like protein EIX2, which produces MATTWRSTLRRFPDPRPLHHPHRCSYYLRLVLLISLAFFLMEVAGVKARVSSEGCLQRERDALLLFKAAIKDPSARLSSWRAQGDDCCAWTGVVCHNRTGSVLVAELNLGNPNVDQSNWKEYSLRGELLHPSLLSLSHLQSLNLSFNDFEATQIPPLVGSLHRLRYLDLTGSNFGGTIPPHLGNLTNLRYLDLYDYRYPYSATVSNVVHSLDWLSGLSSLIHLDMSLFDLSAASHNWLSAVNMLSSLQQLYLYHCKISNLPLSLNFPLNLTSLTTLDLNRNNFNSSFPNWLWNLTSLSSLYLGNSGIRGTLPTQIGNLIGLTDLDLSSNLLSADRFPDVIMNLSSLSTLWLDSCSLSGPIPSELGNLTALNAISLSHNSLPGPVPIEIWKLVDLYELDLSFNSLEREITEFHLSNNLTFLDLSYNKINGTLPLASLESLTKLNFLNLGSNRLEGLIPHLPPNLNFLDLSNNAFSGLPLPSNVCNSYKLERLDISNNQIDGEIPQCWQNNSLLEYINLGNNMFFGEIPNSLGNLIGLKFLHLNNNNLKGHLPSSLQTCTQLLVVDLSDNKFSGNIPLWIGQSWHYLGILRLRSNMFDGNIDPQLGYLRNLQIIDLANNKLFGPIPHSFGNFSKMISTSTQSFDLFGEILIEFREVPWMFNENITVVTKGDQLTFSSILYLVKSIDLSNNDLTDEIPEELGYLVGLYNLNLSRNYFIGKIPDSIGRMSSLETLDLSFNNLSGAIPQGLSLLNALNHLNLSYNNLSGNIPSGNQLQTLDDASIYIDNPYLCGDLVNKSCYTNATSEEYAMLSPMLSIYLSMTLGYFVGLWSVFVLLLFKKKWRYSYFKKIDEIYDKVDVSVKIGLNRTVNG; this is translated from the coding sequence ATGGCGACGACCTGGAGAAGCACACTCCGGCGTTTCCCCGACCCAAGGCCACTGCACCACCCCCACCGCTGCAGCTACTATCTTCGTCTTGTCTTGCTCATCAGCCTCGCCTTCTTTCTTATGGAGGTCGCTGGAGTAAAGGCGAGAGTGAGCAGCGAGGGATGCTTGCAGAGGGAGAGGGATGCTCTCTTGCTTTTCAAAGCCGCCATCAAAGATCCTTCCGCCCGCTTGTCTTCCTGGCGTGCCCAAGGAGACGACTGCTGCGCTTGGACTGGCGTCGTCTGCCACAACAGAACGGGCAGCGTACTAGTGGCAGAGCTCAACCTTGGAAATCCGAATGTCGACCAATCCAATTGGAAGGAGTACAGTCTGAGGGGTGAGCTGCTGCATCCTTCATTATTGTCTTTATCTCACTTGCAAAGCTTAAATCTCAGTTTCAATGACTTTGAGGCCACCCAAATTCCACCACTCGTTGGTTCTCTTCACAGACTCAGGTATCTTGATCTTACTGGGTCCAACTTCGGTGGAACCATTCCCCCTCATCTTGGCAACTTAACTAATCTTCGTTATCTTGATCTCTATGATTATCGTTATCCTTATTCTGCTACAGTTTCTAACGTTGTCCACAGCCTAGACTGGCTCTCCGGCCTTTCTTCTTTGATTCATCTGGACATGTCCCTTTTCGATCTCAGCGCTGCCTCCCATAATTGGTTATCAGCGGTCAACATGTTATCTTCCCtacaacaattatatttatatcatTGTAAAATTAGTAATCTCCCTCTTTCTCTCAATTTCCCTCTCAACCTCACTTCTCTCACAACTCTCGATCTTAATAGAAATAACTTCAACTCTTCTTTTCCTAACTGGTTGTGGAATCTCACCAGCCTCTCCTCTCTTTATCTTGGGAACTCTGGAATTCGAGGGACACTGCCTACCCAAATTGGCAACTTAATTGGCCTCACAGATCTTGATCTTTCTTCGAATTTGCTGTCAGCTGATCGTTTCCCTGATGTGATCATGAATCTATCAAGCTTATCTACACTATGGCTTGATAGTTGTTCACTAAGTGGTCCAATACCGAGTGAGTTAGGAAATTTGACAGCTCTAAATGCTATTTCTCTTTCACATAATTCACTTCCTGGACCAGTACCAATTGAGATTTGGAAACTAGTCGACCTATATGAACTTGACCTCTCTTTTAATTCGTTAGAGCGTGAAATTACTGAGTTCCACCTTTCTAATAATCTTACTTTTCTAGATCTCTCCTACAACAAAATTAATGGTACTTTGCCACTAGCATCACTAGAGAGTTTGACtaaactaaattttttaaatcttggtTCAAATCGACTTGAAGGTCTAATTCCCCACTTGCCCCCAAACCTAAATTTCCTAGATCTATCCAATAATGCCTTTTCGGGACTACCACTACCATCGAATGTCTGCAATTCTTATAAACTTGAGCGCCTCGACATATCAAATAATCAAATAGATGGAGAAATCCCTCAATGTTGGCAAAATAATTCACTTCTTGAATATATTAATTTGGGAAACAATATGTTCTTTGGAGAAATTCCAAattctcttggaaatttgatAGGACTTAAGTTCTTGCACTTGAATAACAATAATCTAAAAGGGCATCTCCCATCATCACTGCAAACTTGCACCCAGTTATTGGTTGTTGATCTTAGTGATAACAAATTCTCTGGAAATATACCTTTATGGATTGGTCAAAGTTGGCATTACTTGGGCATTCTTCGATTACGGTCAAATATGTTTGATGGCAATATTGATCCACAACTTGGATATCTGAGAAATCTACAAATTATTGACCTTGCAAATAATAAATTGTTTGGGCCAATACCACATTCCTTTGGAAATTTTAGCAAAATGATTTCAACATCAACACAATCATTTGATCTTTTTGGAGAAATACTTATAGAATTCAGAGAGGTGCCTTGGATGTTTAATGAAAATATTACTGTAGTTACAAAAGGAGATCAACTTACCTTTTCATCTATTCTTTATCTTGTCAAGAGTATAGACCTTTCAAATAATGACTTGACGGATGAGATTCCAGAAGAACTAGGATATCTAGTTGGactttacaatttgaatttatcaAGGAACTACTTCATAGGCAAAATCCCAGATAGCATCGGCAGAATGAGTTCATTGGAAACTCTGGATTTGTCCTTCAATAATTTATCAGGGGCTATTCCTCAAGGTTTGTCACTACTAAATGCTCTAAACCATTTGAATTTGTCTTATAACAACCTCTCTGGAAACATTCCCTCCGGGAATCAACTACAAACATTAGATGATGCATCTATTTATATTGACAATCCTTATCTTTGTGGAGACTTAGTTAACAAGAGTTGCTACACCAATGCAACAAGCGAGGAGTATGCAATGTTATCGCCAATGTTATCAATCTATCTTAGCATGACACTTGGATATTTTGTTGGATTGTGGAGTGTATTTGTCCTTCTACTATTCAAGAAAAAATGGAGGTACTCTTACTTTAAAAAGATTGATGAAATTTATGATAAAGTTGATGTGTCGGTCAAGATAGGATTGAATAGAACAGTGAATGGTtag